The Actinomycetota bacterium genome window below encodes:
- the rplL gene encoding 50S ribosomal protein L7/L12, whose protein sequence is MAVDTLIEEIKKLSVTELAELVKALEEEFGVSAAAPVAMMAGPAAGGGEAAGAAEEQSEFDVILAVVGDKKIQVIKEVRAVTGLGLKEAKEVVDGAPKPIKEKVAKEEADDIKAKLEAVGATIEIK, encoded by the coding sequence ATGGCAGTTGATACACTCATAGAAGAGATCAAGAAGCTTAGCGTTACCGAGCTGGCCGAGCTGGTCAAGGCTCTTGAGGAAGAGTTCGGCGTCAGCGCCGCGGCTCCGGTGGCCATGATGGCCGGTCCCGCCGCTGGTGGCGGCGAGGCTGCAGGTGCGGCTGAGGAGCAGAGCGAGTTCGATGTCATCCTCGCGGTTGTCGGCGACAAGAAGATCCAGGTCATCAAGGAAGTCCGCGCCGTCACCGGCCTGGGCCTCAAGGAAGCCAAGGAAGTCGTTGATGGCGCTCCCAAGCCCATCAAGGAGAAAGTCGCCAAGGAAGAAGCTGACGACATCAAGGCCAAGCTCGAAGCGGTCGGCGCCACGATCGAGATCAAGTAG